The sequence below is a genomic window from Thiomonas intermedia.
AGGGCGAGATCACGCTCGGTGCCAAGCCGTCCGACCCGACCGCGCCCACGGTGATGTTCCAGATCCATCCGCACTGAACCCGGTTCATTGCCTTTCCTCCTCATGTCCCTGTCCGATCCCACTGGCTACCAGCACGGCACGACCCCGCAAACAGCCATACTTCTGGTCAACTTGGGCACACCCGATGCCCCCACCGCGCCGGCCTTGCGGCGCTACCTCGGTGAATTCCTCAGCGACCCCCGGGTGGTGGAGATTCCCAAGCCTGTCTGGTGGCTCATTCTCAACGGCATCATTCTGCCGATCCGGTCCGCCAAATCCGCCGCGAAGTACGCCTCGGTCTGGACGGATCGGGGTTCGCCCCTGCAGACCGGCACGGCCGATCTCACGCAGGCGGTGGCAGCCGAAATGGCGCGGGCCGGTCATCATGTCCAGGTGCGCTATGCCATGCGCTATGGCAATCCGTCAGTGGCCAGCGTGCTCGACGATCTGGCCCGACAGAATGTGACCCGCATTCTCTTGGTGCCGCTTTATCCGCAGTACTGCGCGGCCACCACGGCCTCGACGATGGATGCGGTGTCGGCCTGGATGCGGCGCCGTCGCCGTGTTCCCGAGTTGCGGGTGCTCAATCACTTTCACGATGTGCCGGCCTATATCGACGCGCTGGCCAGCAAGATCGAGACGCAATGGCAGCAGCAGGGCCGACCGGACAAACTCGTGATGAGCTTTCACGGCATGCCGGCGCGCACGCTCAAGTTGGGCGATCCGTATCACTGCGAATGCCACAAGACGGGTCGGCTGCTGGCCGCTCGCCTGGGGCTGGAGCCGTCGGAATACGAAGTTACCTTCCAGTCGCGTTTCGGCAAGCAGGAATGGCTGCAGCCCTACACCGAACCCACTTTGCGCAAACTGGCGCGGGACGGGGTGGCGCGGGTGGACGTGGTCTGCCCGGGATTCACGGTCGATTGCCTGGAAACGCTGGAAGAGATCGCCATGGAGGGCAAGCAGGCCTTTCTGTCGAGCGGCGGACAGGTCTTTCACTACATCGACTGCCTGAATGCCGACGCTCATTGGGCGCAGGGTTTCAGCAAGCTGCTGGCATCGCATCTGCAAGGCTGGGATACGACGGTGCCGATCGATCCGAGCGCGTTGGCATCGACCCGTGCGCTGGCCCAAGCCATGGGTGCCGACTCGCTCGGCGGAAACTCAGA
It includes:
- the hemH gene encoding ferrochelatase, which encodes MSLSDPTGYQHGTTPQTAILLVNLGTPDAPTAPALRRYLGEFLSDPRVVEIPKPVWWLILNGIILPIRSAKSAAKYASVWTDRGSPLQTGTADLTQAVAAEMARAGHHVQVRYAMRYGNPSVASVLDDLARQNVTRILLVPLYPQYCAATTASTMDAVSAWMRRRRRVPELRVLNHFHDVPAYIDALASKIETQWQQQGRPDKLVMSFHGMPARTLKLGDPYHCECHKTGRLLAARLGLEPSEYEVTFQSRFGKQEWLQPYTEPTLRKLARDGVARVDVVCPGFTVDCLETLEEIAMEGKQAFLSSGGQVFHYIDCLNADAHWAQGFSKLLASHLQGWDTTVPIDPSALASTRALAQAMGADSLGGNSEG